One genomic region from Anthonomus grandis grandis chromosome 1, icAntGran1.3, whole genome shotgun sequence encodes:
- the LOC126734357 gene encoding uncharacterized protein LOC126734357, with amino-acid sequence MFRPWENRQENLANEEDSVCAGLWRPWVHKKDNNICGKNNKSDLDSDLDSYSSDGSFSCVEEAEEEARVVKAIGENHGVLKRNCLSTDAKQICLNVYNNLRNDPQITNDCSALQKTAFLTGVPYSYFVRKGIKGRKKRNNAGQSKGLDMNIAKLLREVVYSKYKNNEVPTIEMVKDTLSARDKHFTVSTLRRYLIKLGFKFKIVNKRAAVMESTRIVRWRIEYLENIKKFREEERSIYYLDEIWYDTHDMAKKGWTDSSNKCVLKDVPPNRGSRMIIIHCGSKEGWVKDGQKLCGKKIEECNVDYHRNMHADIFETWFEKTLIPNLKENSVIVMDNASYHSRLSEKIPNTSSHKLEIETFLLKHDLYFHESYTKKQLLEVVNTKSWEKQYVVDNIAKKYGHTVLRLPPYYCVFNPIELIWGQLKRRIRRKNKYPKFDKKVINLIKEEVMNLGEEEWRKSEEKIIRYEEEYRNLHQIILNGGDRFIINWDNDESDAEIEDLWLN; translated from the coding sequence atgtttcgaccctgggaaaataggcaggaaaatttggcaaatgaagaggacaGTGTTTGTGccggcttatggagaccgtgggtgcacaaaaaagacaataatatttgtggtaaaaacaataagagtgatctggacagtgatttagactcatATAGTTCTGATGGTTCATTTTCTTGTGTTGAAGAAGCAGAGGAAGAAGCCAGGGTGGTAAAAGCTATAGGGGAAAATCACGgggttttaaaacgtaattgtttaagtacagacgctaaacaaatttgtttaaatgtctataacaatctaaggaatgatcctcagatcacaaatgattgtagtgctttgcaaaaaacagcatttttaacaggggttccatATAGCTATTTTGTAAGAAAAGGGATTAAAGgcagaaaaaaaaggaataatgcaggacaatcaaagggacttgacatgaacattgccaaattgctaagggaagttgtgtattctaaatacaaaaacaacgaGGTTCCAACTatagagatggttaaggacaccttatcggcaagggacaaacatttcacagtctcaaccttgcggagatacctaataaaacttggatttaaatttaagatagttaacaaaagggctgctgtaatggaaagtactcgaattgtcaggtggcgtatagaatatttggaaaatattaaaaaatttcgggaggaagaaagatccatatattatttagatgaaaTCTGGTATGATACACATGACATGGCAAAAAAGGGTTGGACTGATAGTTCTAACAAATGTGTCCTAAAAGATGTTCCACCGAACAGAGGATCTCGGATGATCATTATTCATTGTGGTTCAAAAGAAGGTTGGGTGAAAGATGGACAGAAATTGtgtggcaaaaaaatagaagagtgCAATGTGGACTATCATAGAAACATGCATGCAGATATATTTGAAACCTGGtttgagaaaacattaattccaaatttaaaggaaaacagTGTTATTGTTATGGATAATGCATCATACCATTCAAGGCTTTCTGAGAAAATCCCAAACACATCTTCGCATAAATTGGAAAttgagacatttttattaaaacatgatcTCTATTTTCATGAATCTTAtacaaagaaacaattattggaAGTTGTAAATACAAAATCATGGGAAAAGCAGTATGTAGTAGATAACATAGCTAAAAAGTATGGTCATACTGTCCTCAGACTTCCAccatattattgtgtatttaaTCCTATCGAGTTGATTTGGGGACAACTAAAAAGGAGAATTCGCAGGAAAAATAAGtatccaaaatttgataaaaaagttataaatttgattaaggaGGAAGTTATGAATTTAGGAGAGGAAGAGTGGAGAAAGTctgaggaaaaaattataagatatgaaGAGGAATATCGTAATTTGCATCAGATTATTTTGAATGGAGGCGACCGTTTCATTATAAATTGGGATAATGATGAATCTGATGCAGAAATTGAAGATCTGTGGCTAAACTAG